The Bacillus sp. FJAT-27916 genomic interval GAAACATTAAAAAATACCTCTGTCGCCATTCTTGGGATTGGAGGAGTTGGCTCGTTTGCGGTTGAAGCATTAGCGCGTTCCGGTGTAGGGCGCCTGATTTTAGTGGATAAGGATGATATCGATATTACTAATGTCAACCGTCAGATTCATGCCCTCTTATCAACGGTCGGCCAGCAAAAGGTCGATGCGATGAAGAAGCGTGTTCTGGAAATCAATCCTGAGTGTGATGTCGTGGCTTTGAAGATGTTTTATACAGAGGAAACGTATGAGGAGTTCTTTGCACAGAAGCCGGACTTTATCATTGATGCCTCTGACACGATTATTTACAAAATCCATCTAATGAAGGAGTGCTTAAAGCGAGGCATTCCGATGATCTCAAGTATGGGTGCGGCCAATAAGATGGACCCGACAAGATTCCAAATCGCAGATATCTCCAAGACGCATACAGACCCATTAGCGAAGGTCATCCGGACAAAGCTGAGAAAAGAAGGCATTCATAAAGGAATTCCAGTCATCTTCTCAGATGAGAGCCCAATTGTGCCAAAAATCGATGTCACTAAAGAGGTTGGAAATCAGGATGCAGAAATCCGCAAAGCGAAATTCCCGCCTTCATCAAATGCCTTTGTCCCCTCCACAGCAGGATTAATTGCAGCAAGCTGGGTTGTCAAAGTGGCATTGAAGGATATTAAATTAAACCGAGTAAATGATTAACGAATAGATAAATGAAAAGCTCTGTAAATGTTGACAGAGCTTTTTGTTTTGCTCTTTTTATGCTTTTTGAGCATAATTCCTGCAATACCACTACAAGGGTGGTAATATGTTACCTTGTTCCATATATTTTCTCACATTCCATAGGAGAGCTATAGGATGGCACAGGAATATGGACAAAATAGAATGAAACTCATTACTGAGACACCCATTCATCTAGGAGGAGATCATCATGAACGTATTAGTTATCAAAGCCAATAATCGTCCAGATGGAATATCAACAAAAATGTATGAGACATATATAGCGGAAGCGAAAGCATCCAATATAAATGTTGCAGAGTTCGATGTGTTTGCTGAAGATATGCCATACTTTGGACAGGAGCTGTTCACTGCCATAGGCAAACTTCAAAATAAAGAAGCGCTAACAGAGGCAGAGGAACGCCTGTTAGCTGCAAAACAAAAAGCAAAAGAGGCAGTCGCGGCTGCGGATACCATTGTATTCGCCTTCCCATTATGGAATTTAACGATTCCAGCACGGCTGCACACATTCTTTGACTATATTTTCGAAGCAGGCTTTTCATTCCGCTATAATGAGAAAGGCCAGCTAGAGGGTCTGCTTGGGAATAAAAAAGCTGTTATTCTATGCGCCAGAGGCGGGGTATATTCTACTCCTGAAATGGCACCTCTTGAAATGGCTGCTAACTATGTACACCATGTCATCAACATGTTCGGCATGAAGCTCGAAGATGAGGTGATTATTGAGGGTCATAATGCGGATCCTTCCAAAGCCGAGGAAATCATTGCTGAAGGTTTGGAAAAAGTGAAAGCATCTGTTCATAAATTATTGCAGCATGCATAAACGAGAACGTCCCATCCAGCTGGAAAGTCTAGCTGGATGGGACGTTTTTTGTTAGGTATAAATAAATGGAAGAGTAAACGCTCCATTCCATTTGCAGCCCCTGAACAAGTACAATATGATGGAATTGAAGGAAGAAATACTGCGTAAATCGAAAGAAACTTCTTTTAAAGAAAGCAGGGGATTTCTAATGAAAGATGTTTACGTAATCACAGGCGGAACCGGCGGTATGGGAAAAGCGACAGCAAGGCTTGTGGGCAAAAAAGGAACGGTGTTATTGGCGGATATATCTGAGGAGCGGCTTGCAGAAACAAAGGCAGAACTCGCGGATAAGGGAATTACGGATGTACATTGCTTGACTGTCGATATTACCTCGCCTGAGCAGGTGGAGGCGCTTGTACAGAAGACCGCCTCTTTAGGGGATTTCAAGGCGCTTATCCATACGGCAGGGCTTTCACCAACGATGGCTGACTCAAAGCGTATCACTGAGGTCAACCTTGTTGGAACCGGTCAATTATTAGATGGGTTCCTCCCGATTGCAGCAAAGGGTTCGACTGCCGTTTGTATTTCATCCATGAGCGGCCATATGGTGCCGAAGGAGGGGCCTTACACAGAATTATTGAAGAAACCGTTATTGCCTGATGTGGTTGAGAAGCTGGAACGATTTACACAGGGCGACAGTGGAGCAGCTTACAGCTTATCAAAGCTTGGTGTAATCCTCCTCGTTGAGGATCAGGCATGGGATTGGGGACAAAAGGGAGCGCGGATTGTCTCGCTTTCCCCTGGCACAATCAATACGCCGATGGGACGGCAGGAGGCATCTAAGCAGCCGCAAATGGAACTCATGCTAAAGAGAACGCCGCTTGGCAGAGAAGGAGAGCCGGCTGAAATGGCCTCTGTTATTGAATTTCTCGTAAGCAATAAAGCCTCCTATATCACTGGAACAGATATTTTGGTAGATGGAGGGACAGTTGCCAATATGCCGAATCATTCATGAATAAAGAAAGCGCCTCAGCTTATTTCTGAGGCGCTTTCCTTATTTCTTCTTCTTAAATTCCTCGAGCCGCTCATAGATGGCTGCAAGCCGCTTCTCTTCACCGGACTCAATTGGTTCATAATATTTCTTATCCTTTAAGTTATGCGGTAGGTACTCTTGATTGACCCAGCCGCCGAATGTTCCGATTGGATAATCATGCGGATACTTATAGCCGACATGGCCAAGCTCCTTCGCTCCTGCATAATGGGCATCGCGGAGATGCTTTGGAATCTCACCGACATGGCCGGCCCGTATATCTGCAATAGCTGCATCAAGTGCTTTATAGGCAGAATTTGACTTGGAGGAGAGGCACATTTCAACGACAGCTACGGCAAGCGGAATGCGTGCTTCCGGCAGGCCCAGCCGTTCACTTGCGGTCACCGCGGCAAGGACATTGTTGCCGACCGCGCTGTTTGCTAGTCCAATATCCTCATAAGCAATGACTAAAAGCCGCCTGTTCACGGCAACTAAGTCTCCTGTCTCAAGCAAATGGGCGAGATAATAGAGAGCTGCATGAACATCGCTTCCCCGGATGCTCTTTTGCAGGCTCGATAGCAAATTATAAAAGTTTGAGCCTTTCTTATCCCCGTAAACCCCGATATTGCCGCCCAAATCATGGATTGTTTCATCATCTACAACATAA includes:
- a CDS encoding replication-associated recombination protein A — translated: MNGEPLAYRMRPKNLDEIIGQKEVIGKQTSLYRMIKNGHVPSMLLYGDPGIGKTSIAFAIAGETKIPFIALNATTAGKKDIEAVVEETHLTGKVILFLDEIHRFNKAQQDYLLPHVERGDIILIGATTENPFHDVNPAIRSRCGQIKQLTRLSTNEVIELLQRALQDEKNGLGKLDIKISEEQIEMIAAQSNGDARKSLTLLESVIYSSPKDMNTYVVDDETIHDLGGNIGVYGDKKGSNFYNLLSSLQKSIRGSDVHAALYYLAHLLETGDLVAVNRRLLVIAYEDIGLANSAVGNNVLAAVTASERLGLPEARIPLAVAVVEMCLSSKSNSAYKALDAAIADIRAGHVGEIPKHLRDAHYAGAKELGHVGYKYPHDYPIGTFGGWVNQEYLPHNLKDKKYYEPIESGEEKRLAAIYERLEEFKKKK
- a CDS encoding FMN-dependent NADH-azoreductase codes for the protein MNVLVIKANNRPDGISTKMYETYIAEAKASNINVAEFDVFAEDMPYFGQELFTAIGKLQNKEALTEAEERLLAAKQKAKEAVAAADTIVFAFPLWNLTIPARLHTFFDYIFEAGFSFRYNEKGQLEGLLGNKKAVILCARGGVYSTPEMAPLEMAANYVHHVINMFGMKLEDEVIIEGHNADPSKAEEIIAEGLEKVKASVHKLLQHA
- a CDS encoding SDR family oxidoreductase; protein product: MKDVYVITGGTGGMGKATARLVGKKGTVLLADISEERLAETKAELADKGITDVHCLTVDITSPEQVEALVQKTASLGDFKALIHTAGLSPTMADSKRITEVNLVGTGQLLDGFLPIAAKGSTAVCISSMSGHMVPKEGPYTELLKKPLLPDVVEKLERFTQGDSGAAYSLSKLGVILLVEDQAWDWGQKGARIVSLSPGTINTPMGRQEASKQPQMELMLKRTPLGREGEPAEMASVIEFLVSNKASYITGTDILVDGGTVANMPNHS
- a CDS encoding tRNA threonylcarbamoyladenosine dehydratase — its product is MLHQFSRNELAIGKDGLETLKNTSVAILGIGGVGSFAVEALARSGVGRLILVDKDDIDITNVNRQIHALLSTVGQQKVDAMKKRVLEINPECDVVALKMFYTEETYEEFFAQKPDFIIDASDTIIYKIHLMKECLKRGIPMISSMGAANKMDPTRFQIADISKTHTDPLAKVIRTKLRKEGIHKGIPVIFSDESPIVPKIDVTKEVGNQDAEIRKAKFPPSSNAFVPSTAGLIAASWVVKVALKDIKLNRVND